From the Pleurodeles waltl isolate 20211129_DDA chromosome 6, aPleWal1.hap1.20221129, whole genome shotgun sequence genome, the window ACTCTTATAACCATGCCTAACAAACTGAGTGTCTACTTACTCGTCCTCCTAGAATGTGCTCTGGGGCTTAGAGACTGATCACCCTATGAGTCTGATAACATTAAAAGTGCACTACAAGCAACAGTCTACGACCCATGTGTAACAAATTGAGTAGTTACTTACTCATCCTCCCAGAAAGTGCTTTGGGGCCTTGTGTGGGGTAAGACCACGTTTTACAATTACTACAATACAATATAGGCATCCAGACCTGGGGCACTATAGAAAATTAATGTACACTCGTTCAGCATTGTTGGCTTTTTTCCCATTGCAGAGATAGTTTGCAATCATCTCGTTGACTGTTATAAAATGATCTGTAGATTTCAAGTATTGCAGCAATAATTCATCTGTAACATGGGCATTCTTCTCCTTAAATTGGCCAAGGTGCTTGCTCAGTACCCCACGAATCTCCTTTGGCTTCTCTTGTACTCCGAAAACAATGACCAGGCCTGTGCAATTCAGCCCAATGGAGGAACAGAAATCCAGTAGCTTCTCATACCTAGTTTTGCTGGCATCCTCCAGGCTGGTGATGGCCCTCTCCAAAATACGCTCATAAGGGTCCTCGTCCATCTCAGTGGGTTGGCATGCCTGGCATAGTTGCACCGTCTGCACAGCAATCTGGAAGTGGGTGTTCTTGGTGTTACCTGTCAGAGTCCAGACCCAGTCCACGCCAAGCAGAACCTCCTGCTGCTTGTTCATCCTAGAGGTGGCTATGCGATCCTCCATGCCCTTCTCCTGGCAGAACTGGATGAAGCTCATCAGGAATATCTCGTTCAGCGTCCTGGTGCTGACTCGCAGCTTCTGCTCCGGGTCCTTGAAGCCCAGGTAGGCCTTGACCTGCTCAGAAGCATGGATTAGTGCTTGGGTGAAAACCTCGCATACCACATCTGGCTTGTTGTCCACCATGA encodes:
- the LOC138300106 gene encoding rab15 effector protein-like; this encodes MGQNQTLMFMVDNKPDVVCEVFTQALIHASEQVKAYLGFKDPEQKLRVSTRTLNEIFLMSFIQFCQEKGMEDRIATSRMNKQQEVLLGVDWVWTLTGNTKNTHFQIAVQTVQLCQACQPTEMDEDPYERILERAITSLEDASKTRYEKLLDFCSSIGLNCTGLVIVFGVQEKPKEIRGVLSKHLGQFKEKNAHVTDELLLQYLKSTDHFITVNEMIANYLCNGKKANNAERVYINFL